From a single Nostoc sp. MS1 genomic region:
- a CDS encoding GumC family protein gives MTMESLRSIEEVDIHKYIEVLQRRWLAVVGILGLSLTLGCLYAFSLKPSYKAEGSLMIMTNRTFSLTGLPQDIGKLEALNVNDNPLETQVRIIGSNPVLERTINTLNLKEPNGKKLSIRIFAQQLKIEGIKGTDVVQISYKSNNPEQAAKVVNTVIKSYIDSNIQANQEQAVTAKQVILREIPKAEETVKKAESELRIFKEINKIVALEQEATVAVDTVSKLSSQISQAQAQLNDTKGRLEQLRAQAQVNSQQGVIDSELSQAPGVQKVLAELQETESKLAIERTRFEPEHPAITALEEKVTVLKKLLKERTGEVAGNAPVTQGSLQVGQLRQSLIADITRGEAQRVGLERQITTLTQQRDAYVKRANYLPKLEQNQRELERRLQAAQGTYETLLKKRQEIDIAQNQEIPNARVISYALVPDFPEGPRKILFVIGGGAVGIFLGIIAAFSIDLIDRSVKTVKEAKEVLRYTVLGVIPTLGRTGKDDAPIAGLDRPVPKIIGRDIPYFPLGDAYQILQVNLKFLCSDKPLKSIVVTSSVPKEGKSEVSANLAVTMAQAGRRVLLVDADMRHPLQHHIWDLPHDIGLSNVLIGQVTLEDAVQEVMPNLEVLPCGILPPNPVAMLDSQRMATLMSNFAQDYDFIIFDTPPLTGIADAAVLSTLTDGILLVVRPGVVDFDSANAAKEFLTQSGQKVLGIVINGVNIKNEPNGYIYSHKEPQLESKSLSGSLMKLSKRR, from the coding sequence ATGACAATGGAATCTTTGCGAAGTATCGAAGAAGTAGATATACACAAGTACATAGAAGTTCTACAACGGCGTTGGTTGGCTGTGGTAGGAATTTTGGGGCTATCACTAACTCTGGGATGCTTGTATGCGTTTTCACTAAAACCTTCATACAAAGCAGAAGGTAGCTTGATGATTATGACCAACCGTACCTTCTCTTTAACAGGTTTGCCGCAAGACATAGGCAAACTAGAAGCATTAAATGTGAATGATAACCCTTTAGAAACTCAAGTGAGAATTATCGGTTCAAATCCCGTCCTTGAGAGAACCATTAATACTCTTAACCTCAAAGAGCCTAATGGTAAGAAGTTATCGATTCGCATCTTTGCACAACAACTGAAGATAGAAGGGATAAAAGGTACAGATGTTGTACAAATATCCTATAAAAGCAATAACCCTGAACAAGCTGCCAAAGTTGTCAATACAGTTATCAAAAGTTATATAGATTCAAATATTCAGGCAAACCAAGAGCAAGCTGTCACAGCCAAGCAAGTTATTCTTAGGGAAATACCTAAAGCCGAAGAAACTGTTAAAAAAGCTGAATCAGAACTACGTATATTTAAAGAAATTAATAAAATTGTTGCCCTAGAACAAGAAGCTACCGTAGCAGTTGATACTGTTTCCAAACTCAGCAGCCAGATTTCGCAAGCGCAAGCGCAACTAAATGATACTAAAGGTCGTTTAGAACAGTTACGCGCTCAAGCTCAAGTCAACTCACAGCAAGGTGTGATTGACTCTGAATTGAGCCAAGCACCAGGCGTACAGAAAGTACTGGCTGAACTCCAAGAAACAGAAAGTAAATTGGCAATAGAGCGAACTCGGTTTGAACCTGAACATCCAGCAATTACTGCCTTAGAAGAAAAAGTTACAGTGCTGAAGAAGCTCCTCAAAGAACGGACAGGAGAAGTAGCAGGTAATGCACCAGTCACACAGGGAAGTTTACAAGTTGGACAATTACGGCAAAGCCTAATCGCAGATATTACTCGTGGTGAGGCGCAACGTGTTGGTTTAGAAAGACAAATCACCACCCTCACCCAACAACGAGACGCTTATGTTAAACGAGCAAATTATCTGCCAAAACTCGAACAGAATCAACGAGAGTTAGAGAGGCGGTTACAGGCTGCTCAAGGAACCTATGAAACACTCTTGAAAAAGCGCCAAGAAATTGACATTGCTCAAAACCAAGAGATTCCTAACGCCCGTGTTATATCCTATGCTTTAGTCCCTGACTTTCCCGAAGGACCCCGCAAAATCTTGTTTGTTATCGGTGGAGGAGCGGTTGGCATCTTCTTAGGAATCATTGCCGCCTTCAGTATAGACTTGATAGATCGGTCAGTGAAGACTGTTAAGGAAGCTAAAGAAGTCCTCAGATATACCGTTTTAGGAGTTATTCCTACACTCGGTAGAACTGGTAAAGATGATGCTCCCATAGCTGGACTCGATAGACCTGTTCCCAAAATCATTGGTAGAGATATCCCTTACTTCCCTCTTGGGGACGCATACCAAATTCTACAGGTGAACCTAAAATTCCTCTGTTCTGACAAACCACTCAAGAGCATTGTAGTTACAAGTTCCGTTCCCAAAGAAGGCAAATCTGAAGTATCAGCAAATTTAGCTGTCACAATGGCGCAAGCTGGTCGTCGGGTGCTGTTAGTTGATGCAGATATGCGCCACCCCTTACAACATCATATTTGGGATCTACCCCATGACATCGGATTAAGTAATGTTCTTATAGGACAAGTTACTTTAGAGGATGCCGTACAGGAAGTCATGCCAAATCTAGAGGTGCTTCCTTGCGGAATATTACCACCCAATCCTGTAGCCATGTTAGATTCTCAACGCATGGCAACATTGATGAGTAACTTTGCTCAAGATTACGACTTCATTATTTTTGATACCCCACCGCTTACAGGCATAGCAGATGCTGCCGTTTTAAGCACTCTCACCGACGGCATTTTATTAGTGGTTCGCCCTGGTGTAGTTGACTTTGATAGTGCTAATGCAGCTAAAGAGTTTTTAACTCAATCAGGACAAAAGGTATTAGGAATAGTTATCAATGGCGTGAACATTAAAAATGAACCCAACGGTTACATTTATTCCCATAAAGAACCGCAGCTTGAATCCAAGTCACTATCTGGGAGCTTAATGAAACTATCGAAAAGACGGTAA
- a CDS encoding glycosyltransferase family 4 protein — protein sequence MKILHLSTNDVGGGAARAAYRLHTGLQDIGLESLMLVQEKYSHDQTVIAPNIRLFQGIAKAKLTFEALPLKFYRQRKNTPFFIQWLPDNITPQVAKINPDVINLHWVSAAFMQIETFAKLKQPLVWTLHDMWGFTGGCHVTGECDRYQVACGACPQLQSHQEKDLSRWVWQRKSKAWKNLHITLVSPSHWLAQVARSSSLFRDRRIEVIPHGLDTHRYRPINQHFAREIHNLPQDKKLILFGAIQATSDINKGFHLLQPALQQLSQTGQKDDIEVVIFGATKPENPPDLGFKTHYLGYFNDDISLTTAYSAADVMLVPSLQESFGQTASEALACGTPVVAFNATGLKDIIDHQLNGYLAQPYKVDDFAKGIAWVLEDEQRLQKLSFYAREKAEREFTLELQAHRYSGLFQEVINIHNKSLVNT from the coding sequence ATGAAAATCCTGCATCTGAGTACAAATGATGTTGGCGGTGGTGCAGCGAGAGCTGCATATCGTCTGCATACAGGTTTACAAGATATAGGGCTAGAATCGCTGATGCTAGTTCAGGAAAAATATAGCCATGATCAAACAGTAATTGCCCCAAATATTAGATTATTTCAAGGTATTGCTAAGGCTAAGTTGACCTTTGAAGCTTTACCTTTGAAATTTTATCGTCAAAGGAAAAATACACCATTTTTTATTCAATGGCTACCAGATAACATTACGCCTCAAGTTGCCAAGATTAACCCAGATGTAATTAATTTGCACTGGGTAAGTGCTGCTTTCATGCAAATAGAAACCTTTGCCAAACTGAAGCAGCCGCTAGTGTGGACTCTCCATGATATGTGGGGATTTACGGGAGGATGTCACGTTACTGGAGAATGCGATCGCTATCAAGTTGCCTGTGGAGCTTGTCCCCAATTGCAAAGTCATCAAGAAAAAGATTTATCACGCTGGGTATGGCAACGTAAATCCAAAGCTTGGAAAAATTTACATATCACCTTAGTGTCACCCAGTCATTGGTTAGCACAGGTAGCTCGTTCTAGTTCGTTATTTAGAGATAGACGCATCGAAGTTATCCCTCACGGTTTGGATACCCACAGATATCGTCCCATCAATCAACATTTTGCGCGGGAAATACACAACCTACCCCAAGATAAAAAGCTGATCCTCTTTGGTGCAATTCAAGCCACAAGCGATATCAATAAAGGCTTTCACCTATTACAACCAGCTTTACAACAGTTGAGTCAGACTGGTCAAAAAGATGACATAGAAGTAGTAATCTTTGGTGCAACTAAACCTGAAAATCCACCAGATTTAGGCTTTAAAACCCACTATTTAGGCTACTTCAACGATGATATATCCCTAACAACAGCCTATTCAGCAGCCGATGTCATGCTAGTACCATCTCTGCAAGAGTCTTTTGGACAGACAGCTTCCGAAGCACTAGCTTGTGGAACTCCAGTCGTAGCATTTAACGCCACTGGACTCAAAGATATTATTGACCATCAACTGAACGGTTATTTGGCTCAACCTTACAAAGTTGATGATTTTGCCAAAGGAATTGCTTGGGTTCTAGAAGATGAACAAAGACTACAAAAACTATCATTCTATGCGCGTGAGAAAGCAGAGCGAGAGTTCACCTTAGAACTACAAGCTCACCGTTACTCAGGCTTATTTCAAGAAGTAATAAATATACACAATAAATCTTTAGTTAATACTTAA
- a CDS encoding flippase: MLNRLRLSNLSKLKSRSGLRAVVANTGWLFADRILRMGISLVVGVWIARYLGVQQYGLFNYALAFVTLFTPILTLGLDEVVVRHVVRESSNKEEILGTTFWLKFLGGIASVILAIGSTVFLGERDFLKIALVAILAVSGIFRAAEAIELWFQSQVQAKYTVIAKNIAFLLNSLLKVGLILIKAPLLAFAWATVAELAMIAIGLAIAYQVKGNSFWLWRWSSSVAKTLLKESLPLIFSGFAIMIFMKIDQIMIGQMIGDKEVGVYSAAVRVSELWYFIPAAIVSSVAPAIYAAKDNSEGIYYQRIRQLFQLLNCIALAIAVPMTFLSDGIITAMFGSDYAEAGTILAVHIWTSIFVFMGFASSPWFIAEGLNHVSLGKTVFGAILNIILNYLLIPQYAGLGAAIATIISQAAAAFFCNAFDRRTQKLFKIQIQSLIPFYKY; this comes from the coding sequence ATGCTAAATAGATTAAGGCTGTCCAACTTATCAAAATTAAAATCTCGTTCGGGGCTGCGGGCAGTTGTTGCTAATACTGGTTGGCTATTTGCCGATCGCATCCTACGTATGGGTATTAGCTTAGTTGTAGGAGTATGGATAGCTCGTTATCTAGGTGTACAACAGTATGGGCTGTTTAACTACGCCCTGGCCTTTGTCACTCTCTTTACCCCTATCCTGACTTTGGGGTTGGACGAGGTTGTAGTTCGCCATGTGGTGCGTGAATCATCCAACAAAGAGGAGATTTTAGGAACCACATTCTGGTTAAAATTTTTGGGTGGAATAGCCTCTGTCATCCTCGCCATTGGCAGCACAGTCTTCTTAGGTGAACGCGATTTTCTGAAGATAGCGCTGGTGGCTATCTTAGCTGTATCGGGAATTTTCAGGGCGGCGGAAGCGATTGAGTTGTGGTTTCAATCGCAGGTACAAGCCAAATATACTGTCATTGCTAAAAATATAGCCTTCCTACTCAATAGCCTATTAAAAGTTGGATTGATTCTCATCAAAGCCCCATTGTTAGCCTTTGCTTGGGCGACTGTGGCCGAATTAGCCATGATTGCTATTGGTTTAGCGATCGCTTACCAAGTGAAAGGTAATTCATTTTGGTTATGGCGGTGGAGTTCTTCTGTTGCCAAAACCCTGCTCAAAGAGAGTTTACCTTTAATTTTCTCCGGCTTCGCCATCATGATTTTTATGAAAATTGACCAAATTATGATAGGTCAAATGATTGGCGATAAAGAAGTGGGAGTGTATTCTGCGGCTGTGCGAGTCTCAGAACTTTGGTACTTTATCCCAGCCGCGATCGTTTCTTCTGTGGCCCCAGCAATATATGCTGCTAAGGATAATTCGGAAGGAATTTACTACCAACGTATCAGGCAATTATTCCAGCTATTAAATTGTATAGCTTTAGCGATCGCTGTGCCGATGACTTTCCTCTCAGACGGGATAATCACGGCGATGTTTGGTAGTGACTATGCAGAAGCAGGAACAATATTAGCCGTACATATATGGACTTCTATATTTGTGTTCATGGGTTTTGCATCGTCGCCTTGGTTTATTGCTGAAGGGTTAAATCATGTCTCTCTTGGTAAGACAGTATTTGGCGCGATTTTAAACATCATCCTCAACTACCTACTGATTCCTCAGTATGCAGGACTTGGTGCGGCGATCGCCACAATTATATCCCAAGCTGCGGCTGCCTTTTTCTGCAACGCTTTTGATAGAAGAACGCAAAAATTATTTAAAATCCAGATTCAATCTCTTATTCCTTTTTATAAATATTAA
- a CDS encoding glycosyltransferase has translation MLFHGFYIFSVQPLIVSFLGSYPFFGGLVYEQKKVTYQPLPKWFRPKHVIEHIPGWCATPKQMLLRKIKATLHSLEGRTHHLMVNALDEEQLRKRFFVRGGHFNQNFYINEHLYKIINQPKIYDAIYTAQLNSSKRLWLAKNIEKLMVVSYGGDLHIYCPELQHADFNREFIPRTELAKKYNQAYVGLILSAVEGANLASSEYLLCGIPVVSTPSKGGRDEFFTPENSIIVPPDAEKVAEAVQTFKQLAPNPQDIREHTLKKMNEWRLAYCTYITNLIAQEGGKKIEPEVMREKFFAAYDGIQSRYIKTADLYKLSWQDFQDKFSL, from the coding sequence ATGTTATTCCACGGTTTTTATATTTTTAGCGTTCAGCCATTGATTGTTTCCTTTTTAGGAAGCTATCCTTTCTTTGGTGGCTTGGTATATGAACAAAAAAAAGTTACATATCAACCTTTACCGAAATGGTTCCGTCCTAAACACGTTATAGAACATATCCCAGGCTGGTGTGCCACACCTAAACAAATGTTGCTGAGAAAAATCAAAGCAACTTTACATAGCTTAGAAGGAAGAACCCATCATTTAATGGTGAATGCACTAGACGAAGAACAATTACGAAAACGGTTTTTCGTTCGGGGAGGGCATTTCAACCAAAATTTTTATATAAATGAACACCTGTATAAAATTATTAACCAGCCGAAAATTTACGACGCTATTTATACAGCACAACTGAACTCATCCAAGCGCCTGTGGTTAGCCAAAAATATAGAAAAATTGATGGTTGTATCCTATGGCGGTGACTTACATATTTACTGCCCAGAATTGCAACATGCGGACTTTAACAGAGAGTTTATACCACGTACAGAGTTAGCCAAAAAGTATAACCAAGCTTATGTTGGTTTAATTCTTTCCGCAGTCGAAGGTGCAAATCTCGCCTCTAGTGAATATTTATTGTGTGGGATTCCTGTTGTCAGCACTCCTAGTAAGGGCGGACGAGATGAATTTTTTACTCCAGAAAATTCCATCATTGTTCCCCCAGATGCAGAGAAAGTTGCCGAAGCAGTACAGACTTTCAAACAATTAGCACCTAATCCTCAAGATATTCGTGAACATACACTCAAGAAAATGAATGAGTGGCGGTTAGCTTATTGTACTTATATCACCAATCTTATTGCACAAGAAGGAGGAAAAAAGATTGAGCCAGAGGTGATGCGAGAAAAATTCTTTGCTGCATATGATGGGATTCAATCTCGGTATATAAAAACAGCAGATTTATATAAACTTAGTTGGCAAGATTTTCAGGATAAGTTTTCTTTATAA
- a CDS encoding O-antigen ligase family protein: MSAKTKETLIAIFLILVSAGVLTIKPAQEISMSPIGGDKVDTLLNIISYLILFYLSLIYWKSFLYVVTRNPLQFLLLAIVLFSMLWSEDLRNGLTYARGLIRIYLIAIYLALRFTLKEQMRFIALALGLGASLSMIFSTFSPDYIHKAPELEGMWTGIYGHKNELGYMMAWSTGVFLHLGLSINRYRWLMWLLCGTSICLIILSRSTTSLTIVLTMVLLLPFYQFLKKTNYKLQIIMMSLGLMLLICFSLLLMNNVETLVGTSGKDLTLNGRSDLWEGVISKVWERPWFGYGYYGFWNSAAAINLRVTFEWASNSHNGFLDLLLDLGFFGFLVFAAGFMRCLFMALSRITYLAKKPEDYWPVQMLIIIIILNFTEARLLTPSWNWLMYVTTALTLTMEYQRNRQVSTDKLTLITVQNTFST; the protein is encoded by the coding sequence ATGAGCGCAAAAACAAAAGAAACATTAATAGCAATCTTTTTAATTTTAGTATCGGCGGGGGTATTAACAATCAAACCCGCACAAGAAATCTCTATGTCTCCTATTGGTGGGGATAAAGTAGATACATTATTGAATATAATTTCTTATTTAATTTTATTTTATTTAAGCCTGATTTATTGGAAAAGTTTCTTATATGTAGTAACCCGAAATCCTTTACAGTTTTTGTTATTGGCAATAGTCTTATTTTCCATGCTCTGGTCGGAAGACTTAAGAAATGGACTTACTTATGCAAGAGGTTTGATCAGAATATATTTAATCGCTATATATCTAGCATTGCGCTTTACCTTAAAGGAGCAAATGCGGTTTATAGCTTTAGCGCTTGGTTTAGGCGCATCATTATCTATGATCTTTTCTACCTTTTCGCCAGATTATATTCACAAAGCACCAGAACTGGAGGGAATGTGGACGGGGATTTATGGGCATAAAAATGAATTGGGATACATGATGGCTTGGAGTACAGGAGTATTTCTACACTTGGGTCTTAGCATTAATCGCTATCGTTGGTTGATGTGGTTATTATGTGGCACATCTATATGTTTAATTATTCTTTCCCGCTCCACCACATCATTAACGATTGTTTTAACGATGGTCTTACTTTTACCTTTCTATCAGTTCTTGAAAAAGACTAACTATAAACTCCAAATAATTATGATGAGTTTGGGTTTAATGTTACTCATCTGTTTTTCTCTACTACTGATGAATAACGTAGAAACTTTAGTTGGTACTTCAGGGAAAGACCTAACTTTAAATGGACGTTCTGACTTGTGGGAAGGAGTAATTTCTAAAGTTTGGGAAAGACCTTGGTTTGGTTATGGATACTATGGGTTTTGGAATAGTGCAGCTGCAATTAACCTTAGAGTTACTTTTGAATGGGCGAGTAATTCTCATAATGGATTTTTAGATTTATTGTTGGATTTAGGCTTTTTTGGTTTTTTAGTTTTTGCGGCTGGTTTTATGAGATGTCTTTTTATGGCGTTAAGCCGAATTACTTACTTAGCTAAAAAACCGGAAGATTATTGGCCTGTGCAGATGTTAATCATCATTATCATCCTCAACTTTACAGAAGCGAGATTGTTAACTCCTAGTTGGAATTGGTTGATGTATGTCACAACTGCTTTAACCCTAACTATGGAGTATCAACGAAATCGTCAGGTTAGCACTGATAAATTAACTTTAATCACAGTACAAAATACTTTTAGTACCTAG
- a CDS encoding glycosyltransferase family 2 protein, which produces MNTKEIKTSCLINNYNYAKFLAEAVDSALNQTVKFNEIIIVDDASTDNSAEVIAKLAQEPYVKYILKEKNQGQLSSFNAAFLAATGDIIFFLDADDTYETEYLETALNFYDRRRECDFAFCAYRKFGAAEGVFQDYAVDLDLGYSVIKTMCNGEWIGSITSTLSIRREILAKILPIPYTEDWRVRADDCLVWGASLVGAKKFYISRPLVNYRIHQSNQFHNKESLVLDKNYEYKRLWKRNSLFNYILQKNSLTLPHLLAFTSLNELKTIPCTTAKDFFLYLKIIFLFERNFYWKVKGIFLLFSYFLKISLTGKLQKRSI; this is translated from the coding sequence ATGAATACAAAAGAAATTAAAACTTCCTGTTTGATTAATAATTATAATTACGCAAAATTTCTTGCAGAAGCTGTTGATAGTGCCTTAAATCAAACAGTCAAGTTTAACGAAATTATTATTGTTGATGACGCATCTACAGATAATTCTGCTGAAGTAATAGCTAAGTTAGCCCAGGAACCATACGTTAAATATATTTTAAAAGAGAAAAATCAAGGTCAACTCTCATCATTTAACGCTGCGTTCTTAGCTGCCACAGGAGACATCATCTTTTTCCTAGATGCCGATGATACCTATGAAACTGAATATTTAGAAACAGCTCTCAATTTCTACGATAGACGTAGGGAATGTGATTTTGCCTTCTGTGCATATAGGAAATTTGGCGCAGCCGAGGGAGTATTTCAAGATTACGCAGTTGATTTAGACTTGGGCTATTCAGTCATCAAAACTATGTGTAATGGTGAATGGATTGGCTCTATCACTTCAACATTATCAATTCGTAGAGAAATACTGGCAAAAATTTTACCTATTCCCTACACAGAGGATTGGCGCGTTAGGGCTGATGACTGTTTAGTATGGGGTGCTTCTTTAGTAGGAGCCAAGAAATTTTATATATCACGACCTTTGGTAAATTATAGAATACATCAAAGTAATCAATTTCACAATAAAGAATCTTTAGTCTTAGATAAAAATTATGAATATAAAAGATTATGGAAACGAAATTCTTTATTTAATTACATTCTCCAAAAAAATAGTTTGACTTTACCCCATTTATTAGCTTTTACATCTCTCAACGAACTCAAAACTATTCCCTGCACGACTGCTAAAGATTTTTTCTTGTATTTAAAAATTATATTTTTATTTGAGCGTAATTTTTATTGGAAAGTCAAAGGCATATTTTTACTGTTTAGCTATTTTTTAAAAATATCTCTGACAGGCAAACTACAAAAGAGGTCGATATAA
- a CDS encoding glycosyltransferase family 2 protein: MNVPITLIIFKRPQTTEKVFQAIRQAKPKQLFVIADGPRHDREDEAEKCAATRAIINRVDWDCEVIKNYSDINLGCAVRVSSGLDWVFSNVEKTIILEDDCIPHPSFFRFCEELLEKYQDDTRVASISAQNIQPQHKRTNYSYYFSRYSHCWGWATWRRAWQHYDLYIKLWKQVKAENLLRDILIDPKAVSYWQRKLQTIYDNPTGITWDYQWTFACWMQGSLNITPNVNLVSNVGVGADSTHFDSQQDFSFINVPTQAMEFPLKHPPYIVRNVEADIFTQKTVYQAKIIDVLKEEVKKRWNYAKLINL; the protein is encoded by the coding sequence ATGAATGTACCAATAACTTTAATTATTTTTAAACGACCGCAGACAACAGAAAAAGTTTTTCAAGCTATTCGCCAAGCTAAACCGAAACAACTTTTCGTGATTGCTGATGGCCCACGCCATGACCGTGAAGATGAGGCAGAAAAATGTGCCGCCACACGAGCAATCATTAATAGGGTAGATTGGGATTGCGAAGTTATCAAAAATTATTCAGATATTAATCTAGGCTGTGCAGTCAGAGTTTCTAGTGGTTTAGATTGGGTATTTAGTAATGTAGAAAAAACCATCATTCTAGAAGATGATTGTATACCCCATCCCAGCTTTTTCAGATTTTGTGAAGAATTACTAGAAAAGTATCAAGATGATACTAGAGTTGCTAGTATTTCTGCCCAAAATATCCAACCTCAACACAAACGCACAAATTATAGTTATTACTTCTCGCGTTATAGTCACTGCTGGGGTTGGGCTACTTGGAGACGCGCTTGGCAACATTATGATTTGTATATCAAACTCTGGAAACAAGTAAAAGCAGAAAATCTTTTACGAGACATCCTCATAGACCCCAAAGCAGTAAGTTATTGGCAAAGAAAACTACAAACTATTTATGATAATCCTACAGGGATCACTTGGGATTATCAATGGACTTTTGCTTGTTGGATGCAGGGAAGCTTAAATATTACTCCCAACGTTAATTTAGTTTCTAATGTTGGTGTTGGTGCTGATTCTACGCATTTTGATTCTCAGCAAGACTTTTCTTTTATCAATGTGCCAACCCAAGCGATGGAATTTCCTTTAAAGCATCCACCATATATTGTGCGTAACGTAGAAGCAGATATTTTTACCCAAAAAACTGTTTACCAAGCCAAAATTATCGATGTTTTGAAGGAAGAAGTTAAAAAAAGATGGAATTATGCAAAGCTAATTAATTTATAA